The Musa acuminata AAA Group cultivar baxijiao chromosome BXJ1-3, Cavendish_Baxijiao_AAA, whole genome shotgun sequence genome window below encodes:
- the LOC135637328 gene encoding transcription factor bHLH77-like: protein MEKERFLSVDCKSPDMNSGAVAEQLPRPFLDLGWEQPVHHDAQFESAISSFVSSPSSNPSAGNGSVVVRALIGRFGSICDSGEISQTSCYSTPLDSPPKLTLPVLGHRQQGGGGLPMPGTMADGQFTPFAANPGFTERAARSSCFGAWSYGGLGDQSGLPVARNLSRAPSSHSLKSAGALQMGVPDNGKDASKSNPERMEMEMRSKLGGGMPPSSTSGRTMAGGAANNVSKRKAASKGRGKEAPLSSSNVNSPTAAEDEHPDAKRCKSAKNNGADKDSVVKQETEQNIGASQKKGKENNAKPPEPPKDYIHVRARRGQATDSHSLAERVRREKISKRMKLLQDLVPGCNKITGKAMMLDEIINYVQSLQRQVEFLSMKLATINPQLDFDLETLLQENMHQEHEPLPQQVYPLEGTSTAFSYAQRPQGSPLQSAITNGLGVGQQPLCPIDGLADATSQLGNFWESDLQYVVQLGFGQSQGAEFFSRSLNAE from the exons ATGGAAAAGGAGCGATTTTTATCTGTCGACTGCAAGTCGCCTGACATGAACTCTGGCGCCGTCGCCGAGCAATTGCCCCGGCCCTTCCTCGACCTCGGCTGGGAGCAGCCGGTGCACCACGACGCCCAGTTCGAGTCGGCGATTAGCTCCTTCGTCTCGTCGCCGTCCTCCAATCCGTCGGCTGGCAACGGTAGCGTCGTTGTCCGCGCGCTCATTGGGCGATTCGGCAGCATCTGCGACTCCGGGGAGATCTCCCAGACCTCGTGTTACAGCACGCCGCTGGATTCCCCTCCGAAGCTCACCCTCCCCGTGTTGGGTCACCGGCAGCAGGGCGGGGGAGGCCTGCCGATGCCAGGGACTATGGCGGACGGGCAATTCACGCCGTTCGCCGCCAACCCAGGGTTCACGGAGCGGGCCGCGAGGTCCTCTTGCTTTGGAGCGTGGAGTTACGGCGGCCTCGGGGACCAATCCGGGCTCCCAGTGGCCCGGAATCTGTCAAGGGCTCCGAGCAGCCACTCACTGAAGTCAGCCGGTGCGCTGCAGATGGGAGTTCCGGACAATGGGAAGGACGCATCGAAATCGAACCCAGAGCGAATGGAGATGGAGATGAGATCCAAGCTTGGTGGTGGTATGCCACCATCGTCGACGTCTGGTAGGACGATGGCAGGTGGTGCAGCGAACAACGTTAGTAAGCGGAAAGCAGCATCGAAGGGGAGAGGAAAGGAGGCGCCTTTATCATCCTCCAACGTGAATTCTCCCACA GCGGCTGAGGACGAACATCCTGATGCGAAGAGATGCAAATCAGCTAAAAATAATGGAGCTGACAAGGATTCGGTAGTCAAGCAAGAGACTGAGCAAAACATCGGCGCCAGCCAGAAGAAGGGAAAAGAGAACAATGCCAAGCCGCCGGAACCCCCAAAGGACTATATCCATGTCAGGGCGAGAAGAGGGCAAGCCACTGACAGCCACAGCCTCGCCGAGAGG GTCAGAAGAGAAAAGATCAGCAAGAGAATGAAGCTCCTGCAGGATCTCGTACCGGGTTGCAATAAG ATAACTGGCAAAGCTATGATGCTTGATGAGATCATCAATTACGTGCAGTCGTTGCAGCGGCAAGTCGAG TTCTTGTCGATGAAGCTAGCTACCATAAATCCCCAGCTAGATTTTGACCTGGAGACTCTCCTCCAAGAAAAT ATGCATCAAGAACATGAGCCATTGCCACAGCAAGTCTATCCATTAGAAGGAACAAGCACAGCTTTCTCATATGCTCAGCGACCTCAAGGGAGCCCTCTACAGAGTGCCATCACCAATGGTCTTGGCGTCGGCCAACAGCCACTATGTCCTATTGATGGACTGGCCGATGCCACCTCTCAG CTTGGGAACTTTTGGGAAAGTGACCTCCAGTATGTTGTTCAATTGGGCTTTGGGCAGAGCCAGGGAGCCGAGTTCTTCTCGCGAAGCTTGAATGCTGAATGA
- the LOC135584034 gene encoding probable UDP-N-acetylglucosamine--peptide N-acetylglucosaminyltransferase SEC has protein sequence MMLSLLSDARQHPQQHPAPPPPPPPQHPPPFGSGGGGGLGFLKGSLGELEEASDLLQSVDGAVDVKCLPRSKSDEVDEDMYLAIAHQNYKAAKYKQALEYGNAVYERNPRRKDNLLLLGAIYYQLHDYDMCIARNEEALGIDPHFSECYGNMANAWKEKGNVDLAIRYYLTAIEIQPNFCDAWSNLASAYMQKGRLNEAAQCCRQALALNPFLVDAHSNLGNLMKAQGFVQEAYKCYLEALRIQPTFAIAWSNLAGLFMEAGDLSKALMYYKEAIKLKPSFADAYLNQGNVYKAMGMLQEAIMCYRHAVQARPNYAMAYGNLASTFYEQGQLDLAIHHYNQAITCDPRFVEAYNNLGNALKDSGRVEEAINCYRSCLALQSNHPQALTNLGNIYMEWNMMTAAASFYKATLSVTTGLSAPYNNLAVIYKQQGNYADAIACYNEVLRIDPMAADGLVNRGNTFKEMGRVSEAIQDYIKAVVIRPTMAEAHANLASAYKDSGHVKEALRSYKQALLLRPDFPEATCNLLHTLQCVCDWDGRDSKFVEVEGIIKRQIKMSVLPSVQPFHAIAYPIDPLLALEISRKYAAHCSLIASRYGLPAFAHPPRMPVKSEGRSGRLRVGYVSSDFGNHPLSHLMGSVFGMHNKENIEVFCYALSPNDGSEWRQRIQSEAEHFTDVSSMSSDMIGRLINEDKIQILINLNGYTKGARNEVFAMQPAPIQVSYMGFPGTTGATYIDYLVTDEFVSPTRFSHIYSEKLVHLPHCYFVNDYKQKNRDVLSPICRHKRSDYGLPEDKFIFACFNQLYKMDPELFNAWCNILKRVPNSALWLLRFPAAGEMRLRAYAASKGVRPDQIIFTDIAMKNEHIRRSALADLFLDTPLCNAHTTGTDVLWAGVPIITLPLEKMATRVAGSLCLATGVGEEMIVSSMKEYEEKAVALAQNPLKLQALTNSLKEARMTCPLFDTIRWVRNLERAYFKMWNLYCTGQHPQHFKVMENSDEFPYDR, from the exons ATGATGTTGTCGCTGCTGAGCGATGCGAGGCAGCACCCGCAGCAGCATCcggcgccaccgccgccgccaccgcctcaGCATCCGCCGCCATTTGGATCGGGTGGTGGCGGAGGGTTAGGGTTCCTTAAGGGTTCGCTGGGGGAGCTTGAGGAGGCGTCGGATCTTCTGCAGTCCGTGGATGGGGCTGTGGATGTCAAATGCTTGCCTCGATCGAAGTCGGATGAAG TTGACGAGGACATGTATTTGGCTATAGCTCATCAGAATTATAAAGCTGCAAAATACAAGCAGGCATTAGAATATGGCAATGCTGTTTACGAAAGGAATCCACGGCGGAAGGACAATCTCCTCCTCCTCGGTGCAATCTACTACCAG CTCCATGACTATGACATGTGTATTGCGAGGAATGAGGAAGCTCTTGGTATTGATCCTCATTTTTCAGAGTGTTACGGAAATATGGCAAATGCATGGAAG GAAAAAGGCAATGTTGACCTTGCTATTCGTTACTATCTGACTGCCATTGAG ATTCAGCCTAACTTCTGTGATGCCTGGTCAAACTTGGCAAGTGCGTACATGCAGAAAGGAAGACTCAATGAGGCAGCCCAATGCTGTCGGCAGGCCCTTGCGCTAAACCCTTTCTTG GTTGATGCTCATAGTAATCTTGGCAATCTGATGAAAGCTCAAGGCTTTGTTCAAGAG GCATATAAATGCTATCTTGAGGCCTTGCGTATACAACCTACTTTTGCCATTGCATGGTCCAATCTTGCTGGGCTCTTCATGGAGGCAGGAGACCTTAGCAAAGCCCTTATGTATTATAAG gaAGCTATTAAATTGAAACCATCATTTGCTGATGCTTACTTGAACCAAGGAAATGTTTACAAG GCCATGGGAATGCTTCAGGAGGCTATCATGTGCTATCGACATGCTGTTCAGGCACGTCCAAACTATGCCATGGCTTATG GAAATCTTGCTAGTACGTTCTATGAGCAAGGTCAGCTAGATTTAGCTATTCATCACTACAATCAAGCCATAACTTGTGATCCACGGTTCGTGGAGGCATACAATAATCTG GGAAATGCTCTGAAAGATTCTGGCAGAGTGGAAGAAGCCATTAACTGTTATCGG TCATGTCTTGCTCTTCAATCCAACCACCCACAGGCTCTTACAAACCTTGGAAACATATATATGGAATG GAATATGATGACTGCAGCTGCTTCCTTTTATAAAGCAACATTGTCAGTAACAACTGGTTTATCTGCTCCTTACAACAATTTAGCAGTCATATACAAACAACAG GGCAACTATGCTGATGCAATAGCTTGTTACAATGAGGTTCTTCGCATAGATCCTATGGCAGCTGATGGGCTCGTCAATAGGGGAAACACGTTTAAAGAGATGGGCAGAGTTAGTGAGGCAATTCAGGATTATATTAAAGCTgtggtgattaggcccactatggCTGAAGCTCATGCAAATTTAGCTTCTGCTTATAAAGATAG TGGACATGTCAAAGAAGCTCTAAGAAGTTACAAACAAGCCCTACTTCTGCGTCCAGATTTTCCAGAAGCAACTTGCAACCTTCTACATACCTTACAG TGTGTCTGTGATTGGGATGGTAGGGATAGCAAATTTGTTGAAGTCGAAGGGATCATTAAAAGGCAGATCAAG ATGTCAGTTCTTCCAAGTGTGCAACCATTTCATGCTATTGCATATCCTATTGATCCTTTGCTTGCATTGGAAATTAG CCGAAAATATGCAGCTCATTGCTCCTTAATTGCCTCTCGCTATGGGCTTCCTGCATTTGCTCACCCCCCTCGTATGCCTGTGAAGAGTGAGGGCAGAAGTGGGCGGCTCAGGGTGGG ATATGTGAGTAGTGACTTTGGTAACCATCCTCTATCACATCTTATGGGCTCAGTATTTGGAATGCACAATAAGGAGAACATTGAG GTGTTCTGCTATGCCTTGAGTCCAAATGATGGGAGTGAATGGAGGCAACGAATCCAATCTGAGGCTGAGCACTTCACTGATGTCTCCTCGATGTCATCTGATATGATTGGCAGGTTGATCAATGAAGACAAGATACAGATCTTAATTAACCTAAATGGCTACACCAAG GGTGCAAGAAATGAAGTTTTTGCTATGCAGCCGGCACCAATCCAGGTCTCATACATGGGTTTTCCTGGAACAACAGGTGCAACGTACATTGACTACTTGGTTACTGATGAG TTTGTTTCTCCTACACGGTTCTCACATATTTACTCAGAGAAGCTTGTCCATTTACCTCATTGCTACTTTGTGAATGATTATAAGCAG AAAAATCGTGATGTCTTAAGTCCTATCTGTCGACATAAGCGATCAGATTATGGCCTGCCAgaagataaatttatttttgcatGCTTCAATCAGCTTTACAAGATGGACCCTGAACTATTTAATGCATG GTGCAACATTCTGAAACGTGTTCCAAATAGTGCACTATGGTTACTGAGATTTCCCGCAGCTGGAGAGATGAGACTTCGGGCAT ATGCTGCGTCAAAAGGAGTGAGACCTGATCAGATCATATTCACAGACATCGCTATGAAGAACGAACATATCAGACGCAGTGCTTTGGCAGATCTCTTTCTTGATAC GCCACTGTGTAATGCACACACAACAGGAACGGATGTGTTGTGGGCTGGCGTGCCAATAATAACGCTGCCACTGGAGAAAATGGCTACCAGAGTGGCTGGTTCACTATGTCTGGCTACTGGAGTTGGGGAGGAGATGATTGTGAGCAG CATGAAAGAGTATGAAGAGAAGGCAGTTGCGCTAGCCCAGAATCCCTTGAAGCTCCAAGCACTTACAAATAGTCTGAAGGAAGCCCGCATGACTTGTCCTCTATTCGACACCATTAGATGG GTTAGGAATCTGGAGAGGGCATACTTCAAAATGTGGAACCTATACTGCACCGGTCAGCACCCACAGCACTTTAAAGTAATGGAAAACAGTGATGAGTTCCCATACGACAGATAG
- the LOC135637333 gene encoding uncharacterized protein At5g48480-like, with protein MAEEAAEQQSGEAATAAVVGLLGFKPHLAVPGMKADAAVQFYKAAFGAEELRRVAHPKRKAEQELPLILFAELKIGSSLLLVSDCFDAAGEGGTAAVIGGGISFRLEAEDVDAAVKMAVAADAEVVSEVAEDESGDVVKLKDPFGVVWVVSAAVGNKTLDAEAEA; from the exons ATGGCTGAGGAGGCAGCGGAGCAGCAGAGCGGGGAGGCGGCCACGGCCGCGGTGGTGGGCCTGCTCGGGTTCAAGCCGCATCTGGCGGTGCCAGGGATGAAGGCGGACGCGGCGGTGCAGTTCTACAAGGCGGCGTTCGGTGCGGAGGAGCTCCGGCGGGTGGCGCATCCCAAGCGCAAGGCCGAGCAGGAGCTTCCTCTCATCCTCTTCGCCGAGCTCAAGATCGGCTCCTCCCTTCTCCTCGTCAGCGACTGTTTCGACGCAGC GGGGGAAGGGGGGACCGCGGCTGTGATCGGCGGAGGGATCTCATTTCGGCTCGAGGCGGAGGACGTGGACGCGGCCGTGAAGATGGCGGTGGCCGCTGACGCGGAGGTTGTGAGCGAGGTGGCGGAAGACGAGAGCGGCGACGTGGTGAAGCTGAAGGACCCCTTCGGCGTTGTGTGGGTCGTCTCTGCCGCCGTCGGAAACAAGACCCTCGACGCCGAGGCTGAGGCTTGA